In Microvenator marinus, one genomic interval encodes:
- a CDS encoding response regulator — MAKANILIVDDEPRVLEGLKMNLGREYEVFTTTEADQALRWLKKTRFAVIISDLKMPRISGVELLNQAREISPFTVRVLLTGFASLNAALDAINLGGVFKLLTKPSSPPEVRQVVAQAVQAHQSAMDQERVEKHLDLARRAQEFEAIALGMSKELSGMALQFSAVLYAAADGQLSQDDIEDLRWVEDRLHATVDRLAKVEGPALSKVKAESVVGLQTELWERSGRLGSIGLSYKSDFSGALSIPTSVVEQGINCFLENAVNALQGADSPRIKVRLYFCHFMEMACLEVKNNGPAMPSYVTNKLLESPVKSATGSGESLYLLNKVLGQFGGKIGFRQRSNGVSFMMWMPLHASENSSAYMVTEQF, encoded by the coding sequence ATGGCTAAAGCGAATATCTTAATCGTTGATGACGAACCACGGGTCTTAGAAGGGCTCAAGATGAACCTCGGTCGAGAGTACGAGGTGTTTACCACGACGGAGGCGGACCAGGCGCTGCGTTGGTTGAAGAAGACCCGATTTGCGGTGATCATTTCGGACCTGAAAATGCCGCGCATCTCTGGAGTCGAGTTGCTGAACCAGGCTCGTGAGATTTCACCGTTTACCGTTCGAGTGCTTTTGACAGGCTTTGCGAGCCTGAATGCGGCCTTGGACGCGATCAATCTTGGCGGAGTCTTCAAACTCTTGACCAAACCGAGTTCACCACCTGAAGTGCGTCAAGTTGTAGCTCAGGCGGTTCAGGCGCATCAATCTGCGATGGACCAAGAGCGCGTCGAGAAGCATTTGGACCTGGCCCGCCGGGCACAAGAGTTTGAAGCCATCGCACTCGGAATGAGCAAAGAGCTCTCTGGTATGGCACTGCAGTTCAGTGCAGTCCTCTATGCTGCCGCGGATGGGCAGCTCTCCCAAGACGATATCGAAGACCTTCGATGGGTTGAAGATCGCCTCCACGCAACGGTTGACCGATTGGCAAAAGTTGAGGGCCCCGCGCTTTCCAAGGTCAAAGCGGAGTCTGTTGTGGGACTACAAACGGAGCTCTGGGAGCGCAGTGGTAGGTTGGGAAGTATCGGTCTCTCGTACAAGTCCGACTTTTCAGGGGCGCTTTCGATTCCTACAAGTGTGGTCGAGCAGGGAATCAACTGCTTCCTTGAGAACGCCGTCAATGCGCTGCAAGGCGCTGATAGTCCAAGAATCAAGGTAAGACTCTACTTCTGCCACTTCATGGAGATGGCGTGTCTTGAGGTCAAGAACAACGGTCCAGCAATGCCCTCCTATGTGACCAATAAGCTGCTCGAGTCGCCTGTCAAAAGCGCCACGGGTAGCGGAGAGAGTCTCTATCTACTTAACAAGGTGCTCGGGCAGTTTGGCGGAAAAATAGGGTTTCGCCAGCGCTCTAACGGCGTCTCTTTCATGATGTGGATGCCTTTGCACGCCAGCGAAAACTCATCGGCGTACATGGTCACAGAGCAATTCTGA
- a CDS encoding flagellin, which yields MIGVRTNVSSLNAQRHLNGTSKALQDNIAKLSSGFRINNAADDAAGLAVSEEMKSDIRSLGQASRNANDAVSLVQTAEGALGQVHNILGRMKELAVQANSDGINDTQRAHIDTEFQELVAEIDDISSTTSFNGNDLLDGTYSGSFQVGAEATDTLTISISQGFAAADLTDSGGTNNLGGADLLSTANAVTAMGVIDNAISTVSEQRAELGASQNRLEMKIENLSVARENLEAANSRIRDVDVASEMASLTKNQILTQAGASMLAQANSGPQIALSLLG from the coding sequence ATGATCGGTGTAAGAACAAACGTCTCAAGTCTCAATGCTCAGCGTCACCTCAACGGAACCAGCAAAGCTCTTCAGGACAATATCGCCAAGCTCTCGAGCGGCTTTAGGATCAACAACGCTGCGGATGACGCCGCGGGTCTGGCCGTCTCCGAGGAGATGAAGTCTGATATCCGAAGCCTTGGCCAGGCGAGCCGCAATGCCAACGATGCCGTGAGCCTTGTGCAAACTGCTGAAGGCGCGCTTGGTCAGGTCCACAATATTCTGGGCCGAATGAAAGAGCTCGCGGTTCAGGCCAACAGCGATGGTATCAACGACACGCAGCGCGCCCACATCGATACTGAGTTCCAAGAGTTGGTGGCCGAGATCGACGATATCTCCTCCACCACATCATTCAACGGGAACGATCTGCTCGATGGCACCTATAGCGGTAGTTTCCAGGTTGGTGCTGAAGCCACTGACACGCTGACTATCTCGATTTCTCAGGGATTCGCTGCTGCGGACCTTACAGACTCAGGTGGTACCAACAACCTTGGCGGTGCCGACTTGCTTTCAACTGCGAATGCAGTGACCGCCATGGGCGTCATCGACAATGCGATTTCGACAGTCTCGGAGCAACGCGCCGAGTTGGGTGCCTCGCAAAACAGGTTGGAGATGAAGATCGAGAACCTCTCGGTGGCTCGCGAGAACCTCGAGGCCGCTAACAGCCGAATCCGTGACGTAGACGTGGCAAGTGAGATGGCTTCTTTGACCAAGAACCAGATCTTGACTCAGGCAGGCGCCTCCATGCTCGCACAGGCCAACAGCGGTCCTCAGATTGCCCTCTCTCTCCTTGGCTAA
- a CDS encoding FIST signal transduction protein, protein MLSDIFFKHSDELRPKSVIDELFSDSERGIDILFLSGEHDLREVMYELDARGLHHVIGCTTAGHISSEGYKTQGGLRFHLGGSRLKSRSWMLDLDLSDLLSKGSELRQFAAANPDAFGIIMIDGLSGREESIVGALRRELPGVPIVGGSAGDSLKFEKTHLFHGAELHSDVAILTLVATADFRVSMFRLQHHLPTEKAFLVTRAEGRRLYELNGRPALEVYLEATGLSESELGASAYGRYPLMAKSGEHFYIRAIQDATHEGLDFFCKLEVGTVLRLGTSPGSNDELLRTLDGVGCDGPHVSLFFDCTLRRLEFEDRALSQLVGRRLGNSGSGFCTYGEQLDGIHVNQTLVGLRFEEP, encoded by the coding sequence ATGCTTTCGGACATCTTCTTCAAACATTCAGACGAACTCAGACCCAAGTCGGTCATTGATGAGCTCTTCAGCGACTCTGAAAGAGGAATCGACATACTATTTCTAAGCGGCGAGCATGATCTTCGAGAAGTCATGTATGAGCTTGATGCTCGCGGCCTGCACCACGTGATTGGTTGCACCACGGCCGGACACATCAGTTCGGAAGGCTACAAGACTCAGGGGGGGCTACGGTTTCACCTTGGTGGATCGAGGCTGAAGTCTCGTTCGTGGATGCTCGATCTCGACCTTAGCGACCTGCTTTCCAAAGGGTCTGAGTTGCGTCAATTCGCGGCCGCAAACCCGGATGCGTTTGGAATCATCATGATCGATGGTCTTTCCGGAAGAGAAGAGTCTATTGTGGGCGCGCTCAGGCGCGAGCTTCCGGGTGTTCCTATCGTGGGCGGGTCAGCCGGAGACTCGTTGAAATTTGAGAAAACACATCTCTTTCACGGCGCTGAGTTACACAGCGATGTGGCAATATTAACCCTCGTGGCAACAGCTGATTTTCGTGTGTCGATGTTTCGACTTCAACACCATTTGCCGACTGAGAAGGCATTCCTCGTCACACGAGCAGAAGGGCGTCGCCTCTATGAACTCAACGGTCGGCCGGCTCTAGAAGTCTACCTCGAGGCTACAGGCTTGTCTGAGTCTGAACTCGGAGCCAGTGCGTACGGCAGGTATCCGTTGATGGCGAAGTCCGGCGAGCATTTCTATATCCGAGCGATTCAGGATGCCACGCACGAAGGGCTCGACTTTTTCTGCAAACTAGAGGTTGGAACGGTTCTGCGTTTAGGTACGAGTCCTGGCTCCAACGATGAACTCTTACGTACACTCGATGGAGTCGGTTGCGATGGCCCACATGTATCGCTCTTCTTCGACTGCACGTTGAGAAGGCTAGAGTTCGAGGACCGCGCTCTGAGTCAGCTGGTCGGACGCCGGCTCGGAAACTCCGGGTCCGGATTTTGCACTTACGGTGAGCAGCTTGATGGAATTCACGTAAATCAAACTCTGGTAGGGTTGAGATTTGAGGAGCCTTAA
- a CDS encoding ATP-binding protein, with the protein MLHLEETEALRAQIEAHERTISRLLSTLENSQRIAETDLWSSTRHLQELVDARTEELRGASQFLDSIIESLPNRICILDLEGVVVRVNYPWSMQIDVSDSRLKPGDDLLAFYREHRADVASVLSDVIEGSLSSFSLLSVVEGKYFETTLRRLEDEQHILISEVNVTELVAARKRHDAERRQIEMLSMVARYTEKVVVILGEDGKVEWSNSAAVAVFGPQHIGQDGMSLAAEILVDSAFGEDIEQLLEAGKTIGTDVCVKDKTGQHVWYKLELRRVPMSIRYVTLIIMTNITHRVHGEQELARERELLSSVIENVPHSVFWKDGDGSYQGVNSSFLDLVGLTRSDVLGKREVDLALNAIWGGKEPQGELLVESKGVERSLLANTVCLKDAQGKEGSVSILADITEFKTLERQLHQAGKLESIGQLAAGVAHEINTPMQYIGDNLHFMQRAFDMLMELASKVEKACDDGSLNVDRATSWLKESRLEMVRDKTPRALANARDGVDVVSKIIRSMKVYSHPGGEKTKVDINEALSHVVALSRNEWKYHADLETDFVDNAYSFCEIATLNQVFVNLIVNAAQAIAEQNKHGKIVVRTRVHPRTIAIEIQDDGPGIPESIQSRIFDPFFTTKEIGKGTGQGLSIARRIIEQSDGKIDFVSTPGVGTTFRLELPRYTSESTLNDGVKQ; encoded by the coding sequence ATGTTGCATTTGGAAGAAACCGAAGCATTGCGCGCGCAAATCGAGGCGCATGAACGCACTATCTCGCGGCTACTCAGCACCCTGGAGAATAGCCAACGGATAGCAGAAACCGACCTTTGGAGTAGTACGAGGCACCTTCAAGAGCTGGTGGACGCAAGAACTGAAGAGCTCCGAGGGGCGAGTCAGTTTCTGGATTCCATTATCGAATCCCTGCCAAATCGAATTTGTATCCTTGATCTTGAAGGCGTCGTGGTTCGCGTCAACTACCCATGGTCGATGCAGATCGATGTATCGGACTCGAGGTTGAAACCCGGCGATGACCTCTTGGCTTTCTATCGGGAACACCGCGCAGATGTAGCCAGCGTTTTGAGCGATGTAATCGAAGGGAGCCTTAGCAGTTTTTCCCTACTTTCGGTGGTTGAGGGAAAGTACTTTGAGACCACACTACGAAGGCTAGAAGACGAGCAACACATTCTCATCTCAGAGGTCAACGTTACCGAGTTGGTAGCCGCGCGAAAGCGTCACGACGCTGAGCGACGCCAGATCGAGATGCTCTCGATGGTGGCTCGGTACACCGAAAAAGTGGTTGTGATTTTGGGTGAGGATGGAAAAGTTGAGTGGTCTAATAGCGCGGCTGTAGCGGTTTTTGGGCCTCAGCACATAGGTCAAGATGGGATGAGTCTGGCAGCAGAAATCCTTGTGGATAGCGCTTTCGGTGAGGATATCGAGCAGCTTTTGGAGGCGGGGAAGACTATCGGGACCGACGTCTGCGTCAAGGATAAGACCGGTCAACATGTGTGGTACAAACTCGAGTTGCGCCGCGTGCCCATGAGCATTCGTTACGTCACTCTGATCATCATGACCAACATCACTCACCGAGTTCACGGGGAGCAGGAACTCGCCCGTGAGCGTGAACTTCTGAGTTCTGTGATTGAAAACGTGCCTCACTCGGTGTTTTGGAAGGACGGTGACGGTTCCTATCAGGGAGTGAACTCTAGTTTCTTGGACCTCGTTGGTTTGACTCGTTCCGACGTCTTGGGCAAGCGCGAAGTCGACCTTGCGTTGAATGCTATTTGGGGTGGCAAAGAGCCGCAGGGAGAGTTGCTCGTGGAGTCTAAAGGGGTCGAAAGGTCACTCTTGGCTAACACGGTTTGCCTGAAAGATGCCCAAGGGAAGGAAGGAAGTGTGAGCATTTTGGCTGATATCACCGAGTTCAAGACCTTGGAGCGTCAGCTGCATCAGGCTGGAAAGCTGGAGTCTATCGGACAGCTTGCCGCGGGTGTGGCACATGAGATCAATACGCCTATGCAGTACATAGGGGACAATTTGCATTTCATGCAAAGAGCTTTTGATATGCTCATGGAGCTTGCTTCGAAGGTTGAAAAAGCTTGTGATGACGGAAGTCTGAACGTTGACCGTGCGACGAGCTGGCTGAAGGAGTCTCGCCTTGAGATGGTCCGCGATAAGACACCACGGGCACTTGCGAACGCACGCGATGGTGTCGATGTGGTTTCAAAGATTATTCGTTCCATGAAAGTTTATTCTCATCCTGGCGGTGAAAAGACCAAAGTGGATATCAACGAGGCGCTCTCGCACGTGGTTGCGTTGAGTCGAAACGAGTGGAAATACCACGCAGATCTCGAGACAGATTTCGTGGATAACGCCTACTCGTTCTGCGAGATTGCCACGTTGAATCAGGTCTTCGTGAACCTGATCGTCAATGCGGCTCAAGCGATCGCAGAGCAGAATAAACACGGGAAAATTGTTGTGCGTACTCGGGTTCATCCACGCACAATTGCAATCGAGATTCAGGACGACGGACCCGGAATCCCGGAGTCGATTCAGTCTCGAATCTTCGATCCATTCTTCACGACCAAGGAAATCGGGAAGGGCACTGGGCAAGGTTTGTCTATCGCTCGAAGAATCATTGAGCAAAGTGATGGCAAGATCGATTTTGTTTCGACTCCAGGCGTTGGGACCACGTTTAGGTTGGAGTTGCCAAGGTATACCTCAGAATCAACTCTCAATGACGGAGTGAAACAATGA
- a CDS encoding response regulator, whose protein sequence is MTKKVLCVDDESLVLEGLENTLGWDFSVVTFTSGAEALDYLRSNSEEVGVIISDMRMPGMDGATFLSEVARSYPDIVRMLLTGYSDIESALRAINHGKIFRMLMKPIGAEELGGAVRDAFRQAELIEAEKVVLEGTLKGAIEALMEALSLASPLAMSRSRILERMVRHIGQTLGDSNWEYETAALLALLGTIASPNSVLEKFAIGAPISPQEAETIEGYAELGYDMLKKIPRLERVAEIVRRHRDPGQSEAEFVKVGAQRLQASLLFDQQVLRGATPQEVSEHLRRAGVSKEIVAALMSFRPPLSADASRFVDLAQLLPDMRLETDVHSKTGQLLLRKDTVLSWASIERLRNFDRGVGVETPLHVSMITRCV, encoded by the coding sequence ATGACCAAGAAGGTTTTATGTGTTGATGACGAATCTCTGGTTTTGGAAGGGCTTGAAAACACCCTTGGATGGGATTTTTCTGTGGTGACGTTTACCTCGGGTGCCGAAGCTCTCGACTATCTCAGATCCAATTCAGAAGAGGTCGGTGTCATCATCTCAGACATGCGCATGCCCGGCATGGATGGTGCCACCTTCTTGAGCGAAGTTGCTCGGAGCTATCCAGATATCGTGCGAATGCTGCTCACCGGCTACTCCGATATCGAGTCAGCATTGCGAGCTATCAATCATGGAAAAATCTTCCGGATGTTGATGAAGCCGATTGGGGCTGAGGAATTGGGTGGTGCGGTACGTGATGCCTTTAGGCAAGCAGAATTGATTGAGGCCGAGAAAGTAGTGCTTGAAGGTACTCTCAAGGGGGCGATTGAAGCGTTGATGGAAGCTCTATCCTTGGCGTCTCCATTGGCTATGAGTCGCTCTCGGATTTTGGAGAGGATGGTGCGGCATATTGGACAAACTCTTGGCGATTCAAATTGGGAATACGAAACCGCTGCTCTGCTCGCGCTCCTTGGTACGATCGCCTCACCGAATTCCGTCCTTGAGAAGTTTGCGATAGGCGCACCTATCTCTCCACAAGAGGCCGAGACTATCGAAGGCTATGCCGAGCTTGGCTACGATATGCTCAAGAAGATTCCGAGGTTGGAACGCGTCGCTGAGATCGTGCGTAGGCATCGAGACCCTGGCCAGTCAGAAGCAGAGTTTGTCAAGGTGGGTGCACAAAGGCTGCAAGCCTCATTGCTTTTTGATCAACAGGTCCTGCGAGGCGCTACCCCTCAAGAGGTCAGTGAGCACCTGCGCAGGGCTGGAGTTTCCAAAGAGATAGTTGCGGCTTTGATGAGCTTTAGGCCACCACTTTCCGCCGATGCCTCGCGATTCGTAGACCTCGCCCAGCTGCTTCCTGACATGAGACTTGAGACCGATGTCCATTCGAAAACGGGCCAGCTTCTTCTAAGAAAGGATACCGTTTTGTCTTGGGCAAGTATTGAAAGGTTGAGAAATTTCGATCGTGGAGTCGGTGTAGAGACCCCTTTACATGTATCGATGATAACGAGGTGTGTATGA
- a CDS encoding HDOD domain-containing protein: MSADLVSSSAIDGKWLLEVVRGPDFEPPLLPDVATRVLKLLTQPDVDFQELARLVSSEPLLAAQIIRVASSPLYGNQEIGTVVSALIRLGNRTVRNVVLEYGLKTLRHSQLRFQAEVKAVIDHCVVTANLMHIVSRRTGITNDGFFTLGLLHDLGLIAVLSALNGVERQELTQADWNVLSQTSEEALSQLIKAWSLPVELGRVLDDYFGAASSEKHVLLVASALADGLGFKSTPEAGSSVSGLESSLEALKLGESDFEAMLEEAKSAAS, encoded by the coding sequence ATGAGCGCTGACCTGGTGTCCTCAAGTGCTATCGATGGTAAGTGGTTACTCGAAGTTGTGCGTGGGCCGGACTTCGAGCCGCCGCTACTACCAGACGTGGCGACTCGAGTGCTCAAGCTGCTAACTCAGCCCGATGTAGACTTCCAAGAGCTTGCGAGACTGGTGTCCTCGGAGCCGCTTCTTGCGGCGCAGATTATTCGAGTTGCGAGTTCCCCACTCTATGGCAATCAAGAGATCGGTACCGTCGTCTCAGCCCTGATACGCCTTGGGAATCGAACGGTGCGCAATGTCGTCCTTGAATACGGACTTAAGACCTTGAGACACTCTCAGCTTCGGTTCCAAGCCGAGGTCAAGGCGGTGATTGACCACTGTGTTGTGACGGCCAATTTGATGCATATCGTCTCGAGACGAACGGGAATCACGAACGACGGATTCTTTACGCTCGGTCTCTTGCACGATCTTGGGCTTATTGCGGTGCTAAGCGCATTAAATGGGGTTGAACGGCAAGAACTCACGCAGGCTGATTGGAATGTGCTGAGTCAGACCAGTGAGGAAGCGTTGAGCCAGTTGATCAAAGCTTGGTCGTTGCCCGTCGAGCTTGGAAGGGTTCTCGATGACTACTTTGGTGCGGCTTCCAGTGAGAAGCACGTGCTCCTGGTTGCATCTGCACTGGCAGACGGTCTTGGCTTCAAGTCGACACCGGAGGCAGGCAGCTCCGTCTCTGGGCTCGAGTCTAGCCTTGAAGCATTGAAGCTTGGGGAGAGCGACTTCGAGGCTATGCTCGAAGAGGCAAAAAGCGCTGCGTCTTAA
- a CDS encoding flagellin codes for MIGVRTNVASLGAQRHLNSTSKALQDNIAKLSSGFRINNASDDAAGLAVSEEMKSDIRSLGQASRNANDAVSLVQTAEGALGQVHNILGRMKELSVQANSDGINDTQRAHIDTEFQELVAEIDDIASTTSFNGNSLLDGTYSGTFQVGAEATDTLTIDITQGFAAADLEDAGATTNLGAASLTSTANAVTAMGVIDNAISTVSEQRAALGASQNRLEAKIENLSVARENLEAANSRIRDVDVASEMASLTKNQILTQAGASMLAQANSGPQIALSLLG; via the coding sequence ATGATCGGAGTAAGAACAAACGTAGCAAGTCTTGGAGCTCAGCGTCACCTCAACAGCACCAGCAAGGCGCTTCAGGACAATATCGCCAAACTCTCGAGTGGATTCCGCATCAACAACGCCTCAGACGACGCAGCAGGCTTGGCGGTCTCGGAGGAAATGAAATCTGACATTCGCAGCCTTGGACAAGCCAGCCGCAACGCGAACGACGCGGTTAGCTTGGTGCAAACGGCGGAAGGAGCACTTGGTCAAGTACACAACATTCTCGGCCGCATGAAGGAGCTCTCGGTACAAGCCAACAGCGATGGTATCAACGACACCCAGCGCGCCCACATCGACACTGAGTTTCAAGAACTCGTCGCCGAAATCGATGATATCGCTTCAACCACCTCCTTCAACGGCAACAGCCTACTCGACGGAACTTACAGCGGTACCTTCCAGGTAGGTGCGGAAGCCACCGATACGTTGACCATCGACATCACTCAGGGATTTGCTGCGGCCGACCTTGAGGATGCGGGCGCAACCACCAACCTCGGTGCCGCGAGCCTGACCTCCACGGCAAACGCCGTCACCGCCATGGGTGTGATCGACAACGCGATCTCGACCGTGTCGGAGCAGCGCGCAGCACTTGGTGCCTCACAGAACCGATTGGAAGCCAAGATCGAGAACCTCTCGGTGGCACGTGAAAACCTCGAAGCAGCAAATAGCCGCATCCGCGACGTAGATGTGGCAAGCGAGATGGCTTCTTTGACCAAGAACCAGATCCTTACCCAGGCAGGTGCCTCCATGCTCGCCCAGGCAAATAGCGGTCCTCAGATTGCCCTCTCCTTGCTCGGATAA
- the fliD gene encoding flagellar filament capping protein FliD, whose translation MAVQFGGLVSGLNTNQMISQLVAIERQPINKLNTTKRTVESDIRRVGEMSTRLKALESAAKELGTLEGFMSFKGSSTNEEAVRVSADSGATESSFDVGVSRLAKPARMRSDAFAEGHTFSATTMNVEVFGEDDVELNIPDGASLTEVRDMIRASSAEVDATIINTPDGAHLSITSKKTGHTPGGDPASALTVSGLNMTSVQTAQNALMTVDGVSVESSSNTVSTAVEGVTFELLGEAEGVRAGVAPDREAILEKVKTFVEAYNSTVDAIRSQSNGGNRRRFEADLSEAVTQTAIDGPFVNLRSVGISSGATGKLELDETEFFDRLEENSAALAEVFSSQGGVAAKLTAQVQRYTGGSGILSGIEDSLKSQSDTIDSQIERKERSIETFESRLRRQFSTLEQLLSSLNDQSASFASLVPPSYQSNR comes from the coding sequence ATGGCAGTGCAATTCGGCGGATTGGTTAGCGGACTAAACACTAATCAAATGATCTCACAACTCGTGGCAATCGAGAGACAGCCTATCAACAAGCTGAATACGACCAAGCGAACCGTCGAGTCGGATATTCGCCGGGTTGGTGAGATGTCGACGCGCCTCAAGGCCCTGGAGAGTGCCGCGAAGGAGCTCGGCACCTTAGAGGGCTTCATGTCCTTCAAGGGATCCTCCACCAACGAAGAAGCCGTCCGAGTCAGCGCGGATTCGGGCGCCACCGAATCCAGCTTTGATGTGGGTGTTTCCCGATTGGCCAAGCCTGCACGAATGCGAAGCGACGCCTTCGCCGAAGGTCACACGTTCAGCGCCACGACCATGAATGTCGAGGTTTTTGGGGAAGATGATGTGGAACTCAATATCCCAGATGGAGCGAGCTTGACCGAGGTTCGTGATATGATTCGAGCGTCCTCCGCCGAGGTTGATGCCACCATCATCAACACGCCGGATGGCGCTCATTTGAGTATCACCTCCAAGAAGACGGGACACACACCAGGCGGCGATCCCGCGAGCGCTTTGACGGTAAGCGGTCTCAATATGACCAGTGTTCAAACCGCTCAGAACGCACTGATGACAGTAGATGGTGTCAGCGTGGAGAGCTCCTCGAATACGGTAAGCACCGCGGTCGAGGGCGTGACGTTCGAGCTTTTGGGAGAGGCCGAAGGGGTCAGAGCCGGTGTAGCTCCGGACCGAGAGGCTATTTTGGAGAAGGTAAAGACCTTCGTCGAAGCTTACAATTCTACTGTCGATGCGATTCGCTCTCAGAGCAACGGCGGAAACCGTCGGCGATTCGAGGCGGATTTGAGCGAGGCTGTGACCCAGACTGCGATCGACGGACCATTTGTAAACCTGCGGTCGGTGGGAATCTCCTCGGGAGCGACGGGTAAGCTTGAGCTTGATGAAACGGAGTTCTTCGACCGACTTGAAGAAAATTCCGCTGCGCTCGCCGAGGTGTTTTCGTCTCAGGGAGGCGTGGCCGCAAAATTGACCGCACAAGTTCAACGCTACACTGGTGGGTCGGGAATCCTTAGCGGCATCGAGGACTCTTTGAAGAGTCAGAGCGATACCATCGATTCTCAGATCGAGAGAAAAGAGCGTTCGATCGAGACATTTGAAAGCCGTCTTCGCCGTCAGTTTTCTACGCTTGAACAGTTACTCTCTTCGCTCAACGACCAGAGTGCGAGTTTTGCGTCGCTTGTTCCCCCTTCTTATCAATCCAATCGTTAA
- the fliS gene encoding flagellar export chaperone FliS, with protein sequence MKAINTYKRQSLTTADPWAILIALYDGLLRNLHGAVEATKVSDFAKAGEHYRKALAIISELEAAVNLNENEAFGRQLLSLYGFFSDEILKANLRAEVDRIAGILEIISGLRQAWDEAARSLRAARVA encoded by the coding sequence ATGAAAGCCATCAATACGTATAAGAGACAATCACTGACAACGGCTGATCCGTGGGCGATCCTGATCGCTCTTTATGATGGGCTTTTGCGTAACCTGCACGGCGCAGTAGAGGCGACCAAGGTTTCGGACTTTGCCAAGGCAGGCGAGCACTATCGCAAGGCTCTGGCAATCATCTCCGAGCTAGAAGCGGCGGTGAACTTGAACGAAAACGAAGCGTTCGGCCGGCAGCTACTCTCGCTCTACGGCTTCTTTAGCGACGAGATCTTGAAAGCGAATCTCAGAGCCGAGGTGGATCGCATCGCCGGTATTTTGGAAATCATCTCTGGCTTGCGCCAGGCGTGGGATGAGGCGGCTAGGTCGCTTCGAGCCGCACGAGTTGCCTGA